agggattGAAAGTAAGCGACGGTGCGCGTGTTAATGTGGCAACAGGCAAGTGATCAAAGTTGGACGCCATGTAGATGTAGAGCACTGGTTAGCACACAGAAATGCAATACAAACTAGATGGTATATACCAAATTCTATCAAAGAAATGGCCGGGTTGCTCTCTACCAGCTCTAAAACCTGTAAAATATAAAACTTGGCGGCTGCATGCATGGAACTACCTTGGTAATGTGATTCATGATGTAATAGAGATTAACTAAAATACTAATTAGTCTTCTGTAATAGTGTGTGGATGTGTGTTTGAGAAAGACATAAAAACTTTGTAAGCTCGTTAGCTGCTTGATAGTTGAAGTTGGCTATCAAATCCTATGAGTGCATTTCTGTACCATTGATGTGAACACTGAGACAGGGATTGTCTCCTATTGGATTCTGATTGATCGATTAGGTTGCATTTCCTATGTTGTATTAGTATAATAGAATGACCTAAATgttattcattaatttttcaGATCAGAAGCGAGTATTCCACTTAAATTGGATCCCTTGGAAGGTTGCAAAAGCCTCGAGCTCAACTTGAGGTAACCGCACTAAACAGTGTATTAATAAGTATTATTGGGTATATCAACCTATAGAACTGCATCGTTCTATTGCGATGCTTACAACAGAAGCATTGGAAAAATTTATTATAAAATTGGGAGTTTGCTTGTGGTTTTGTTTGGATTATTAATTTCTAGCCAAGTGCACCTTAGTTAATTGCACCGATGTGAGTGTACTCTGTAATACAAATTAGAATTTGAAGTTTCTGTAGAGAATGCAGCAAACCTGATTTTAAGATGCATAATATCCATTGGAGTAAGAAACCGCAAGGGAATAGCTAGACCAACTATGTAAACATAATATTTCTGAAGTACGAAGTTATTTTAGACCTTCACTAATCTTCCCTAATTGGCAATCTTACACTCCTAAGATCTTGTCTTAACACTTGATGCATGAGTTTTTTAGTCCTCTTAAGAAACCTTACTGTCTAGCTTACTTTCAATTAAAACAGTGGTTCACGGCATCTTCCTCAAACTATGAGTGTACGGTCTGGGAATAATGTAACATCCACTTGTCTAAGGAGATAACAGCACCAAGATATTGTTAATTCAAAACCATTAAAGTTAAACAAACATAATGCATGGTGATGACACTCGGAAATGTTTATCACTTTCTTTAGGCATGCTATCTTTTCAGTGCTCAAGGAATTGAAAATTCATGTAAACAATGTACAAATTCTAAGCCTAGCCTGCAACTTCAAGTAAACCTGTGACTGCCATATATAAGCATACCCACTGACTTACACAGCTATCCAAGCACCTGAATTAATTAGTCCTAACTTCCCAACTCTGTTCTTCTTTTTGGTCCAGTCCTGTCCAATATGGTGAATGCAAAGGATGTGCCAGAGAATTTGGAGTGGAGTATCAACGTGACTGATGGGACAAAACAAGTGGTAGCAGTTCCAGAACTGAGGCTAGTTAATAAGGTGTGGCTAGGATCGAAGTCTGTAGTTGGAGGTTTGATATTGACAGTTTGGAGGTTTTTAGTGAAGGCATGGAATTTGGGAGTTGCTGAACCTAAAAAGGTTATTCATGCTGTCAAAGTTGGGTTGGCTCTTACTATTGTGTCACTTTGTTACTATATAAGGTCTTTGTATGAAGGTGTTGGAGGGAATGCTATGTGGGCGGTTATGACAGTTGTAGTAGTTTTTGAATCTTCCGTAGGTGAGTAATTGTGTAGTGAGTACCAAGTAAACCCAAGGCATATCTTAACATACTTGCTATACATCAATTTAAATTACAAAAATGGCCAATATATATAGTACATTTCATTTTGCAGGTGCAACACTCTATAAAAGCATAAATAGGGTAACAGCAACTTTTCTTGCTGGATCACTTGGCTTGGGTGTGCATTGGATTTCTTACAAGGCAGGAGAAAAATTTGAGCCAATAATTATTGGAATCTCAGTATTCTTCTTAGGTATGTTGATTGTTTTCTATTTTACGAACTTTTGACTCAGAGTCATATATCTTATAGGGATGAGTGTCCTGCAAACACACTCATGCAATGCTCATCTTTTCAGCTTCGGCAGCAACCTTTTCTCGATTTATCCCATCTGTCAAATCCCGATTCGATTATGGTGCTCTCATATTCATCCTCACCTTCAGCTTAGTTTCAGTTTCTGGGTATCGTGTGGACGGAATATCTGAGTTGGCTTTCCAAAGACTGTCCACCATTTTCATTGGGACCTCTTTTTGCATTCTGATTAGCATTCTTTTCTATCCCACCTGGGCTGGTGCTGAGCTTCACCGTTTGATCTATAGGAACCTTGAGAAGCTGGCTGATTCCTTGGATGGTATTGTCTCTAATTACAATGCTAAATAATTTCCTTTTGCTTTAATCTAAAGTCTTTAAAGAAAGGATGTCATATTCTAAAAAACTAATTATGAACATGCATGATGGTATCTTGTTAACTTCAAAAATTATACAGGATACGTTATCGAGTACTTTGACTATGAAGCTGTGGCTGAAGACTCCAATCATACTAAGGCAATGAAAGGGTACAAGTATGTGCTTGATTCAAAGGCGACCGAAGACAATTTGGTAGGTGATCGAGTTTGGTCGGAGTAATAAGTAAATGCTGATTTGTTGACTAAATTTACACTGTTGCTTCAACTTTTCAGGCAAAATTTGCAAGATGGGAGCCTGCACACGGCTGTTTCAACTTCCAACATCCATGGAAACAATACCTAAAGATCGGGGCATCAATTCGTAGTTCTGCATATTGCATTGAGGCTCTGAGTGGTTGCATGGATTCAGAAATTCAGGTAGGACTTTACCTTTAGAGTAGCTGTATTTAGATTTGTTCTGTACCACTAGTTTCTTATTATGCAAGCTACTTGTTACTGTGGCCAGGCACCGGGAATTGGGTACCTTAAGAAGCATGTAAGCAATGCCTGCAAGACAATGAACAAATTTTCTTCAGATATCTTAAGAGAACTGGCAATAACACTAAAAACCATGACAAAGTCATCTCAGATGGGTTCATTGGTTCGGGAAATGAACATTGCAGTGCAGCAACTTCAAATTTCTTTGAGATCTATACCTAACTGCCTCATTGCTCCAACATCAGAAGATACTACCGATGAACCCTCCAGAAAAACCTGCATAACACCACTAGTGGAGGTCATTCCACTGACCACTTTTGTGTCTTTGTTAATAGAAAATGCAGCAAGAATCAATGGGATTGTTGATGCAGTCAATGAGCTAGCAGGCATGGTTGATATGAAGCATGGGAACTCAAACGCAAAAACAACACAGTAATAAGTATTAACTCTTCCTCAGCTACCCAAAACTGTAAAGGTTCTTCAAAATCATGGGTCTATTTTATCATGTACAGTAAAGAAGCCTATGTATGACCATAGCTCATCTTCATGGACATTATTGAAGAGCTTTCAAATTCCTGACCACAATCCGCTCATTCCACTAGTTATGCATGAGGGCATATGATTACCAAGGCTAGGCTACTTGTACTTGGAAGCTACAGATTATCAGTGTATCATGCActtttaattaatatatataagaACTTTGAAGTTGCTTTCTCTGTTTTTCTGAGAGGCAATGATGAATCTTTTATAGAGGAACTTGAGCAATAAGATGTATACACATAACACATCCACATCCATTTTAATTTCTCAGTGCCCACATATAGCTAGTGTTTATTAACAATCTGTTGTGACAGAGAATAATTAAGCTtcgtaacttaaattttgtattttttaagaatatcaccaaaaataaataaataataataataaagaaagaaatagtGCGGATTGCAAATTAagaagtgtaaatttcaatctcaaaaaaaaattaaacattgTGTATGATATAAATTGTATAATATTGTTAGATTCAAAAGTTGGGGAAATTCAACAAGTCATTTTCAAAATTATGAAATACAAAAGTATTTTATGAAAGAAATGTAAATATGTGTACGATTCTCATAGTATACGggaaattaagaaagaaaacgACAATTGTTGTCCAATTTGGCTTATAATTgatattattttttgttcttttccaaATATGGGGATTTTCCAAAGTTCAACACACTCTTTGACATGCTAGGTTTGCATGTGCAATCAATTTAGTATGCGCCCTCATGTACGTGCAACCTAACTATAAGTCTGCATGAAATAATCAATCTCCATATATTGGAGGTTTGTTAATTCATATGCTAGAGGGTAATCAATTCAACATACCCCCTCTTGTGAAATCCAACTTAAGAAACCAGTTCTCACATATGAAACAGGTTCGTCCATATGTTAAAGCTAACACATCATTTCAAGAATCCGCTCATTATTCATTTACTAGAGCTAAAACATCTTTTTGAAGGCTTAACTTAAGGAAGTAAGTTTGAGCCAGTAATTAGGGTCAATAGAGTCATTGGAAAATATAATCTTCTCTATTACCATCTTAAACAATGACAAGTATGGTCTATGTGACCCACTTCTAATTGGCATAGCACCGGTGTTGTTCCCAATTTGACCATCTCTGAGGTGTAGGGTTTTACTGTATGTGAGTTGTTGCGTATTGGTCATTTGCAAAATCAACATTGTAGAAGTCATGAGTCTGAATCTCATATATTGACATATGAAGATGAGAGGGTTTgagataaaaagaaataaaacataaaaataaaataaaaggggtAGGGTATTAACAAAATGTCTCTATGCATTACAGCCACACagttataagttatattttctttctttactttTCTAATGTGGGATTCTCCAATCTTCTTCTAAATCAAATTGTTGTTGCAATACATTCGTTTACTGTTTCATCAACATAAATCGATCCCAAAGACACATTACTTTTGATAGTGAGCTCTTGCATTTCAACAAATCTTCATATTCTGGTCTAAGTTAGGTGAGCACGAATTTTGTCATTGGATTCAAATTAAAGGAAAGCACAAATCAAATTACATCATATTTCCATCTAAGGTCATGTGCTTTCCATCTAAGCTaaaacatcatatttcatttatataatatatattaatttacgAGCTTTTACGGCCGGGTCGGGTGAGCTTTTAATGGCCTTTGGCTGGCCTGGCCTATGGGCCGGGGGCCTGACTTGaaacccctaaaccaagccCTGCCCTCTACCCACCAAGTCAGGTCAAACTCTTACTCATCGAGCCTTGTGAGCCTCCAtcagcccacttgatccgcgggccaaatgatgagGTCATCCTAACATCCAATACCAATTTGAGTGCCACTTTGAAAAATAACACATGCATGTTATTGATTCTGACATTTAATCACTGAAATGAATgcaaaccctttttctttttctgttttttgaaCTTCACAGCTATGATATGgttaattataaatttttaagCATCACTTTCAGTTGCAGGATTAGAGTTGAAGTCTTCTTAcattacaatatgaaacttaACATCTTGTAATGTAACATTTTTTTAAACCTCATGGATGTAACTAACAACCTGAAAGAGTGATACTCCTCCTTGTTTATTTAGTGAACATATATGAGTATTTGCCTCACAAATTTTTCCATTTGAACCCTCAACTTTGATAAAATCACACATTTTGCTATATTGCCCTTTGAAAGATGGCTTAAaacatcatttttctttctttcttttcttttgaagtcCCGAACTTGTTTCCAGCCTCCTGCGTCAATCTAACAAATTCAATTAATACGTTTTTAGTTTTCTAAATCAATTTTGTAGATATAATATTCCGCAGCCATCTATCGCAttagttttcattttgaaaGTTTCAGCATAATCCAATTTTTCCAGCTTTGGTTTGAACCAAGTATTGAAGTACTCTGACTCAACTTCTTATCACCAAGTGTTGGTGACCAAAAATTTTGATGCTGATTTTGACTCACAATGAATGCGGattggagcgggagctgactcagaacaatcgagaagcttccttgGGGTGTTGACTTGAAAGTTTGACCGTTGGCTCCAAAAGGAGGGGGGTCCCTGCAGAAAACTCTCTGACGCTCAAGTTAGAAACTGTTTGAGTTGTCTGTAATAGAAAGAGTCAGAATCAGATATCTTACTTGGTCATCATgccccctatttataggtgaggaagtgCTTGCACTTGCACCACAAGTCGCTTTTAATAACGTCTTTATTACTTGTACTTATTATCGCCATCATGCCGCATTAATTACCTAATTTATAATCACCATCATGCCGCATTATTATGATCGCCATCATGTCGCGTTATTATGATCGCCATCATGCCACGTTATTATGATCGCCATCATGCCGCGTTTATTAGCGTTCTTCATTGCATCATTGCAGCTAAATACAAGGGTAGTTTTCATCGCATTTATGATCGTCATTACTCCCACACATATGACGACGTTTAATTGTCATGAAGGTGGATCAAAGTCGTTGACTACCCTCACACCAAGTTTCAAGTCCTGCAAGGATAGTGAAGACTTCCTGGTTTTTGTCTTCTTGTTATTCACTCATTAACTTTCCTAACTTTATAATTGGTATTATAACTCCAGTGATCGTTTGCTGACTCACATGTACTGCATCTGCAGTTCTGGGgacaaaaaaaaatggatttGTTCAAAGATTCAGAGGTCCTTTTACTTGAGGTATGCCTCTACTTTCAATAAAGTTGAGAGACGAGTTTCTGGAATCATTAACAGGTCGACGATCACAAGTTATGAGATCAATTTCTGACATGAATTCCTAGGTGTTGTGGAGGCAGCGTCGAGTGCTACATTTATATATATGATAATGAAAGACGAGTGGTGACTCATATCACTCGATTTAATGATTCGCTCTTGAGTATGAGTGATAAGAGAAATTTGAGGCAGATTATCGAACTTGGCAGTTTGAGAGTCTTGGTATCGATTGTCCTTTGTTTAGCATGCAGAGGACACTGGTGTTTGGTCTTTTGGTTCAGCTTGGCCATGATGTCTCTGGACCTGCATTCCTCGGGTTCATATAGAATTTAGTTGAAGTTCCATTAGTGATGCCTGTGAGAAGTGCACAGCGACGTTAGATGTATATATGGATCTTGCACTCTGTTTCAGGGCCTTATAAATGCTGTAATTGGGACAGTTTCTTAGTATGAGGTtctagatatatatttgttggatttTGCTCATCTTGTATTACAAACACATCATGTGTTGTTTCAATATGTTAGAACGATTTTGATTACACACGTAATTAGCTAATTCTTGAGTATAAGAATTAATTGTGTTTGGATGCAAGGTGCCAAAAAGTACCACAAtgtttagatatatatatatatatatatatatatagaaatccgttccttagctaaggaacggaCCTCCTTAGTATAGAAAAattctgtgtgtgtgtatcttttAAACATAGGATCACACAAACAGTCTCATTATCAGTAATTTTATATATGGTGTGCTAATGTTTATATATACTAGCCGCTTTGGTTTTGGATCCCAACATCGGCGTTCTGCGCCGATCCTAAGCGAATTGGCCATCTCCGCCTCGCGGGGCTGCTGTGCAACATTCAAACGTCGAATATGGTTGACAAGCACTCTAACCAATCTACAGATTTCTGGGTCTGCCTTACATTGCACTGATTCATCCTCTCATCAAAGTGAGTTCTCGTTGGGAGATGGCTTTCAAGATCTGGGTTGGAAGTGCCGACCAGCAAGGGGTCGCCTCAATGCCCTAAGTGATAGTGATGGTCCTGATTCATGGACTAAATGGCAAGCATGGCAGCCGTTTGGCTCTCAACCAAGTAGTCACCTTGAAGCCCTAAAGCATTGGAAAGGATTGTTGGATTTGCCGAGGACGATCACCTCTGTTCGGTTAGGGGGTTCGACGGCGAAGCAAAGGCAAGGTTTTGCTATCCAAAACGTAGTATTGCCGGACTTGGGGTTCCGATCTGTGGGAATTGAGGTTGTTTGCTTTGTACTCTGTTCGGTGGGCACGGTGGCAAGCGACTCTACACAAAAGCTGCAGCGTGTGGCGGTGGGAATGGAGACAATGATCGTCTGTCAAACGTCAATCATCGATCGCGGGAACCGAGGTTTGGAGACCGTGATTGTGAACGGAGCAGCAGAGGGAGAACCCAAGTTGGGTTGGATGCCCAAATCAGTTTTGTGGCCCAATTTACGTTGGAGACCCAATTCTGTTTATGTGCTGAAACCTTCTTGGGAGTCCACACAAAGTTTGGTGCCCCAATTTAATCCTGCTTTGGGACTTCAAATTTTGGGCTCAAGGACTATGGGGTTTcgaatttgggatccaggagaaGGGACTCACCcaaacctcctagccctagctTGGAAGGCATGGAGAAAAtctaatttttgtttaaattatgcctatttactatgtcatGGTTTTTTCATAGTTATAAGCTtgcttttaaataagtgagcacggattgtctaatgggtggtgctagcataccacgtcctaaacttgCCCTAGAGTTGGCAAGGGAAGGTATGTATCCGTGCCATTCTGACTTGATATGAATGAATTTGATTACTttggttccaaaaaaaaatatactacTCAATAAAATTTCTACCAGGAATTTTTCCTTTGGATGACCCATTTTATGTATGGTGCGATGGCATTTATTTCTTTGTCCCACACAATAGAACTTGTATCGAGCGTTTTTCCTTTGGATGACCAATACAATTACTAAAAAGGAGCttatattcatacctccaaaattagtatttagacgtccccacttaatagacctccaacttaattttacaaataaccaatatgctatctacacctTCCTAATTTTTCCATAATACCCATCATCCAATAATATcaattaaaacttttttttagaGTGTTCTATTCATATACCTCCAGATCGGTAATTAGACCTccatcaatttttgaacatttcacaatattattttactCTTGATACAACtaagctggaaaaaaaaaaaaaaaaaaactttcaattgatagctcccccccccccccccccttctttttcttattgtttGTATTTTTAGGCATATATGCATCTTTAGAGGCCAAGAGCAGTTCATTTCTTTAACTTCCTAAGTTCCCTTGTTTCAAATATTTGCTCGATGGGAACAACACACTCTAATGGATGAGTATGATTTTAAGAGAGAGTGGTCTGTTGGTGTTTTGGTTagagaatattgcatatccGAAATTGACTCAAGGAACTGCAAAGTAAGGAACTGGTCTGTTGATTTCTCCACTGCTTAGTAAGGATGAAGACTACAAAAGGACAAAAATGGCATAAGGATGACCATTTGTTgatttcatacctctaaaagggaaaagactttttctaatttttttttttctcttttgtgtctttattggtaatttgacatgagttgacaaaatcaactatcacttgaaaaaagaaagaggtccaaatgctaattttggaggtatgaatagaaactcccttACTAAAATTTATGATataatttttctctcttccaAACCTTTAAACTTCTTGACCTCTAGCACTAGATTACCAAAATTTTGAGTTAGGACATATAGTTGAGACATTTTCTGGCATAGATTAGAGTAATTCGTGGCAATGTCAATGACAATGTCACATCAGAATCAATGATGAGGGCATGTTTTGATCAGAAATGTGGTAGGCAATTTCCGGATCAAAAATTTATTGTGCAATCACTTGATACTAGACCACAACCAACGACATTTTCTCATGGAAAAAGTGAAAAGAGTGTCCAACCAGATGTTGCAGTTGATAGTAAACCTTCATCAGCGCCTTCTTCTTTACTTGATCAAAAGAGTATTCAACAAGGAATTGGTAAGCCTCTATTAACACTATCTGATCAAGGTCTACAATACGTAGAAGAATCAAATGAAGATCATAATCTTGTGTTTGGTTGTCCACCATTTGCGTCTTTGCAAACTTTTTCATGGCCTTGACCCAAGTGCTATGTCCAGATTTAGGTAAAAACATTTCAAAATGAGTTGATTTTAACTAGTTTCAAGAAATTTTCCACCATAATTGGTTGGTTTAATGTTATTTTGTTTCTTGGGTTTTTAGGCTAGTGAATAACATTGTTATGGCTTGTGTTGGTGGAATATATATAATGAGTAATGATAGGGGGCTCAATAAGGCTTAAAGTTTAGGCCTTAACCATATGTGGATGCGTTTTTTTTTACATGTAAACAATttgcataaaaaaataaagtaaaatgaaAAAGCCAACGGTCCTATCAAAGCTCCGATCCTTATTATAAattggattaaatactgtttactccctgaactttcagggaaaaaacagttcagtcccttcctttttaatttcacacgtttactccctcatctctcaattttagaccaataggtccattccgttactctccgtcAAAAAGTTCCGTTAACTAGATGACGTGGCAATCCATACCAcattaaaatgtctattatacccctcagttcatcttttaaaaaaaatatatatattctttctcttttattttatttttttcttttgtttatctcTTCTCCCCTCCATCCTCCTGCCACCGCCACCTCCACGGTCTCCACCACCATCACTACCCACGTTGCAGCCAAAAGTTGCTGCGACACCCTTTCACCACCACTATCACCCACACTTCCTTTATCCCCCCctacttttctctctttctaccAAAACCCATATATAAACTCTCGTAATCCATCCCCATAGATTCTCCAATCTCCATCTCCGACCTCCCTCAATTGGCAACACACAATACACAAAGCATAATTCATCACCGCAAAAcaatacacaaaacaaaactagcagCAGGAAGCTCAGTTCAAAATTGAATTGGATCTACTTTTTTCTATCTACTAACAACACCCACAAAGATCAAACCAATTTGAACTCTCAAACATCGATCCCAAAtgcaaatctggaaattttgagTCATCAAGATCACCCAAATtgttggagagagagaaa
This portion of the Rosa chinensis cultivar Old Blush chromosome 1, RchiOBHm-V2, whole genome shotgun sequence genome encodes:
- the LOC112182083 gene encoding aluminum-activated malate transporter 10; its protein translation is MVNAKDVPENLEWSINVTDGTKQVVAVPELRLVNKVWLGSKSVVGGLILTVWRFLVKAWNLGVAEPKKVIHAVKVGLALTIVSLCYYIRSLYEGVGGNAMWAVMTVVVVFESSVGATLYKSINRVTATFLAGSLGLGVHWISYKAGEKFEPIIIGISVFFLASAATFSRFIPSVKSRFDYGALIFILTFSLVSVSGYRVDGISELAFQRLSTIFIGTSFCILISILFYPTWAGAELHRLIYRNLEKLADSLDGYVIEYFDYEAVAEDSNHTKAMKGYKYVLDSKATEDNLAKFARWEPAHGCFNFQHPWKQYLKIGASIRSSAYCIEALSGCMDSEIQAPGIGYLKKHVSNACKTMNKFSSDILRELAITLKTMTKSSQMGSLVREMNIAVQQLQISLRSIPNCLIAPTSEDTTDEPSRKTCITPLVEVIPLTTFVSLLIENAARINGIVDAVNELAGMVDMKHGNSNAKTTQ